A stretch of the Lolium perenne isolate Kyuss_39 chromosome 3, Kyuss_2.0, whole genome shotgun sequence genome encodes the following:
- the LOC127324028 gene encoding TPD1 protein homolog 1A-like — MVAVLMAAVLVASTLFQTAAAGQCDPQKDLYIWQSLGEPQSDGSSEYRVTVTNQCSGDERTGRPCDISRIRLRCGNFRSVIPVDPTVLRVVSQGVCLLADGHSIPQGRNVSFVYTSYVRNNLYVTSAMSTCTTTA; from the coding sequence ATGGTGGCGGTGCTCATGGCCGCCGTCCTGGTGGCCTCGACCCTCTTccagaccgccgccgccggccaatgCGACCCGCAGAAGGATCTCTACATATGGCAGAGCCTCGGGGAGCCCCAGAGTGACGGCTCGTCCGAGTACAGGGTAACCGTGACGAACCAGTGCAGCGGCGACGAGCGCACCGGCAGGCCCTGCGACATCTCGAGGATCCGCCTGCGGTGCGGCAACTTCCGCTCCGTGATCCCAGTCGACCCGACGGTGCTCCGCGTCGTCAGCCAGGGTGTCTGCCTCCTCGCCGACGGCCACTCCATCCCGCAGGGCCGCAACGTCTCCTTCGTCTACACCAGCTACGTGCGCAACAACCTCTACGTCACCTCCGCCATgtccacctgcaccaccaccgccTAG